From the Corythoichthys intestinalis isolate RoL2023-P3 chromosome 13, ASM3026506v1, whole genome shotgun sequence genome, one window contains:
- the LOC130928171 gene encoding toll-like receptor 1 produces MPSLGTGLMILLGITLLMQKWTAAEIDDNHLEMCVTSRRRVADLSNQNLTSFPLHLPDKTEYLDISHNSIPSITALNFPQLPVLCFLKATHCGLRDISAMVFQYIPALQVLNISFNDLSIIPDISLPRLTVLDLSDNLYETYQLPECFQNLTKLQVLSLGSKVALSVQLNDFKPVVNISLQHLQLSARVPWQMYEPGALGILSLQKLSLFVNFCGRFDIFDKILVDLNATRASVLKLISMFSDNCSITGEPFHNFKAMPHVRNLTIENTWLNTSFIETFLKNMWLSSIQDLSFVNITYNEDTEDGFQFRAPNRSETVRAITFDRVKHYQYKYPKFNVSFEDVSNLNYVKFSGSGMNILPCNILSTIPTLETLDVSDNLLQDLGFWWPMCSYTSIFPKLKHLLMSKNRFHLLSFISKRTHEMKHLESLDLSFNSIYLDNRCNWPSHLIELNLGNNNLGNEVFEYLSPHFERILLEKTGITALTQKELSQFPKLKYLDLSSNSIQALPEHLNAPNLISLYVDQNAITTLSQQVLQGLPKLQNIKAGNNPFSCSCDLHWFITELNKSLLLDWPLDYSCSTPVKLADLPLSEFKTSAISCETWLQTFVAFSVLLLVGTTSGLLFYKLDGVWYTKMLWVWIRVKRRGKKRSHLLKKVSFSYHAFVSYSHQDSHFVSSELAPALEKAGFSLCVHERDFVPGDWIIDNIINCVESSYKTLFILSKHFVQSEWCNYELFFAQHRAINIQQDSLVFILLEPIPTDSLPKKFLRLRSLLQQQTYLEWPKDERKQQVFWASLQSMLRMADKSVALKKLAVDIADTVASISNQP; encoded by the exons ATGCCTTCCCTAGG GACTGGTTTGATGATCCTGTTGGGTATTACCCTGTTAATGCAAAAGTGGACGGCAGCAGAGATCGATGACAACCATTTGGAAATGTGCGTTACATCGAGGAGAAGAGTCGCAGACCTCTCCAATCAAAATCTAACATCCTTTCCCTTACATCTCCCCGATAAAACGGAATATTTGGACATCTCTCACAACTCCATTCCAAGTATCACTGCCCTGAATTTTCCCCAACTGCCTGTGCTGTGTTTTCTGAAAGCAACTCATTGTGGGCTCAGGGATATTTCTGCTATGGTGTTTCAATACATTCCCGCACTCCAGGTTCTCAATATATCCTTCAATGATTTATCAATCATTCCTGACATTTCCCTGCCTCGACTGACAGTCTTGGATTTGTCTGACAATCTTTATGAGACCTATCAGTTGCCCGAATGTTTTCAGAACCTTACAAAGCTTCAAGTGCTGTCATTAGGAAGTAAAGTGGCCTTGTCAGTTCAGTTAAATGACTTTAAACCAGTAGTGAATATTTCCCTGCAACATTTGCAGTTGAGTGCAAGAGTTCCCTGGCAAATGTATGAACCGGGAGCCCTTGGGATTCTGTCCCTCCAGAAATTGTCCCTCTTTGTGAACTTCTGCGGGCGCTTCGACATATTCGACAAAATCCTAGTGGATTTAAATGCGACACGAGCGAGTGTCTTGAAGTTGATCAGCATGTTTTCAGACAACTGCAGCATCACCGGGGAACCATTccacaattttaaagcaatgccGCATGTGCGCAACCTCACCATAGAGAACACTtggctaaacacctcattcatagagacatttttaaaaaacatgtgGCTGTCTTCTATTCAAGACCTCTCCTTTGTCAATATCACGTACAATGAAGATACAGAGGATGGGTTTCAGTTTCGCGCTCCTAATCGTAGTGAAACTGTTCGTGCTATAACTTTTGATCGAGTTAAACATTATCAATACAAGTATCCTAAATTTAACGTCAGTTTTGAGGATGTTTCAAACCTGAACTATGTTAAGTTTTCTGGGAGTGGCATGAACATTTTGCCTTGTAACATCTTATCCACCATTCCAACATTGGAGACCCTGGATGTGTCAGACAACCTCCTACAAGATTTGGGCTTCTGGTGGCCCATGTGTTCATACACCTCAATTTTCCCAAAACTGAAGCATCTTTTGATGAGCAAGAACCGTTTCCACTTGTTGTCCTTCATCTCAAAAAGGACTCATGAAATGAAGCATCTGGAATCCTTGGATTTGAGCTTCAACTCCATCTACCTGGACAACCGATGCAACTGGCCCAGTCACTTGATTGAACTCAATCTTGGGAACAATAACCTTGGAAACGAGGTTTTTGAGTACCTGTCGCCACATTTTGAGCGAATTCTCTTAGAGAAAACGGGAATAACTGCCTTAACCCAAAAGGAACTGTCTCAGTTTCCCAAGCTGAAATACCTCGATCTTAGTTCTAACAGCATCCAGGCGCTTCCAGAGCATCTCAACGCCCCGAACCTGATCAGTCTCTACGTGGACCAGAATGCGATCACAACTCTTTCTCAGCAAGTCTTGCAGGGACTTCCTAAACTTCAGAACATCAAAGCTGGAAACAATCCCTTCAGTTGCTCCTGTGACCTACATTGGTTCATCACAGAGTTAAACAAATCTTTGCTTTTGGACTGGCCCTTGGATTATTCCTGTAGCACCCCAGTAAAGTTGGCAGACCTGCCACTGTCTGAGTTCAAAACCAGTGCAATCTCATGTGAGACCTGGCTCCAAACTTTCGTTGCTTTCTCTGTCTTACTCTTAGTTGGAACAACTTCGGGCCTGCTTTTTTATAAATTGGATGGCGTGTGGTACACAAAGATGTTATGGGTGTGGATTCGGGTGAAAAGGAGAGGCAAGAAACGCTCGCACCTACTAAAGAAAGTATCATTTTCTTACCACGCATTCGTCTCATACAGTCATCAGGATTCCCACTTTGTGAGCAGTGAGCTGGCGCCCGCCTTGGAGAAAGCCGGCTTTTCGCTTTGTGTTCACGAGCGTGACTTTGTCCCCGGCGATTGGATCATCGACAACATCATCAACTGCGTGGAGTCCAGCTACAAAACACTCTTCATCCTCTCCAAACATTTCGTGCAGAGCGAGTGGTGCAACTACGAGCTCTTCTTCGCCCAGCACAGAGCCATCAACATCCAGCAGGACTCTTTGGTGTTCATCCTGTTGGAACCCATCCCGACTGATAGCCTGCCCAAAAAGTTCTTGAGATTGAGAAGCTTACTCCAGCAGCAGACGTACCTGGAATGGCCCAAAGATGAGCGGAAGCAGCAAGTGTTTTGGGCAAGTCTCCAATCCATGTTGCGGATGGCGGACAAATCTGTGGCTTTGAAGAAATTAGCTGTGGATATTGCAGATACAGTGGCCTCAATTTCCAACCAGCCTTGA
- the LOC130927927 gene encoding toll-like receptor 1 translates to MQNIEICSASVFLFFRGDVVILLIISFLYAVCMSPGMDDNQFKTCVTSRKRVQNLSNQNRTSFPLNLSNTLEYLDISHNYIPSITALNFPQLPLLCFLKATHCGLREISPHVFQYIPALQILNISSNDLRIIPDMTLPQLTVLDLSDNLYERYKLPDCFQNLTNLQVLSLGSKAALSVQLNDLKPVMNISLQHLLLSAGVPWRMYEPGALGMLSLQKLSLFVNFCGRFDMFDKILVDFNVTRASALKLITMFSDDCNVTGDPFQNLEAMPHVRNVTVENTWLNTSFLEIFLKNIWLSSVQHLKFINITYNEDTPDGLQFHFHPVNHNISLRFVSFDGVLHRQYKYPTLNISFDDLSNVNYVKFSGSGMIILPCKLLTTMPSLETLDMSGNLLKDSGFWWHECSYTSVFPKLKRLLLSKNSFRSLSFISKRTHEMKHLESIDLSFNSIELDAQCIWPNHLIELNLGNNNLGSKVFEYLSPHVERILLEKTGITALTQKDLSQFPKLKYLYLSSNSIQALPEHLNAPNLISLYVDQNAITTLSQQVLQGLPKLQNIKAGNNPFSCSCDLHWFITDLNKSLLLDWPLDYSCSTPVKLADLPLSEYKTSAISCETWLQTIVAFSVLLLVGTTLGLLFYKLDGVWYTKMLWVWIRVKRRGKKRSHLLKKVSFSYHAFVSYSHQDSHFVSSELAPALEKAGFSLCVHERDFVPGDWIIDNIINCVESSYKTLFVLSKHFVQSEWCNYELFFAQHRAINIQQDSLVFILLEPIPTDCLPKKFLRLRSLLQQQTYLEWPKDERKQQVFWASLKSMLRMADKSVALKKLAVDLSDTAALMSDHD, encoded by the coding sequence ATGCAGAACATCGAAATCTGTTCAGcaagtgtatttttgtttttcaggggTGACGTAGTGATCCTCTTGATTATTTCCTTCTTATATGCAGTATGCATGTCTCCAGGGATGGATGACAACCAATTTAAAACGTGCGTTACTTCAAGAAAGAGAGTCCAAAACCTGTCCAACCAAAATCGAACATCCTTTCCCTTGAATCTTTCCAACACCCTGGAATACTTGGATATATCTCACAACTACATTCCAAGTATCACTGCCCTGAATTTTCCCCAACTGCCTCTGCTGTGTTTTCTGAAAGCAACTCATTGCGGGCTGAGGGAAATTTCTCCGCATGTGTTTCAGTATATTCCCGCACTCCAAATTCTCAATATATCCTCAAACGACTTAAGAATCATTCCCGACATGACACTGCCGCAACTGACAGTCTTAGATTTGTCCGACAATCTTTACGAGCGCTATAAGCTACCGGACTGTTTTCAGAACCTGACAAATCTTCAAGTGCTCTCATTAGGAAGTAAAGCGGCCTTGTCAGTTCAATTAAATGACTTGAAACCAGTAATGAACATTTCCTTGCAACATTTGCTGTTGAGTGCAGGAGTTCCCTGGCGAATGTATGAACCGGGAGCTCTCGGGATGTTGTCCCTCCAGAAATTGTCCCTCTTTGTGAACTTCTGCGGGCGCTTCGATATGTTCGACAAAATCCTTGTGGATTTCAACGTGACACGAGCGAGTGCCTTGAAGTTGATCACCATGTTTTCAGACGACTGCAACGTCACCGGGGACCCCTTCCAGAATTTAGAAGCAATGCCGCATGTGCGAAATGTCACCGTAGAAAACACCtggctaaacacctcattcCTGGAGATATTCTTGAAGAACATTTGGCTGTCCTCTGTTCAGCACTTAAAGTTTATCAACATCACGTACAATGAAGATACACCTGATGGTTTACAGTTTCATTTCCACCCTGTCAATCACAACATTAGTCTTCGCTTTGTCTCATTTGATGGAGTGTTACATCGTCAATACAAATATCCCACACTGAACATCAGCTTTGATGACCTTTCAAATGTGAATTACGTGAAGTTTTCTGGTAGCGGCATGATCATTTTGCCCTGTAAACTCTTAACCACCATGCCTTCGTTGGAGACCCTGGATATGTCAGGCAACCTCTTGAAAGATTCGGGCTTCTGGTGGCACGAGTGTTCCTACACCTCAGTCTTCCCGAAGCTGAAGCGCCTTTTGTTGAGCAAGAACAGTTTCCGCTCGCTGTCCTTCATTTCGAAGAGGACGCATGAAATGAAACACCTGGAGTCAATTGATTTGAGCTTTAACTCCATCGAACTGGACGCCCAATGCATATGGCCCAATCATTTGATTGAGCTCAATCTCGGGAATAATAATCTTGGCAGCAAGGTTTTTGAGTATCTGTCGCCACATGTTGAGCGAATTCTCTTAGAGAAAACGGGAATCACTGCCTTAACCCAAAAGGACCTGTCTCAGTTTCCGAAGCTGAAATACCTGTATCTTAGTTCTAACAGCATTCAGGCGCTTCCAGAACATCTCAACGCCCCGAACCTGATCAGTCTCTACGTGGACCAGAATGCGATCACAACTCTTTCTCAGCAAGTCTTGCAGGGACTTCCTAAACTTCAGAACATCAAAGCTGGAAACAATCCCTTCAGTTGTTCCTGTGACCTACATTGGTTCATCACAGACTTAAACAAATCTTTGCTTTTGGACTGGCCCTTGGATTATTCCTGTAGCACCCCAGTGAAGTTGGCAGACCTGCCACTGTCTGAGTACAAAACCAGTGCAATCTCATGTGAGACATGGCTCCAAACTATCGTTGCTTTCTCTGTCTTACTCTTGGTTGGAACaactttgggcctgcttttttaTAAACTGGATGGCGTGTGGTACACAAAGATGTTATGGGTGTGGATTCGAGTGAAGAGGAGAGGCAAGAAACGTTCacacctgctaaagaaagtatcATTTTCTTACCACGCATTCGTCTCATACAGTCACCAGGATTCCCACTTTGTGAGCAGTGAGCTGGCGCCCGCCTTGGAGAAAGCCGGCTTTTCGCTTTGTGTTCACGAACGTGACTTTGTCCCCGGCGATTGGATCATCGACAACATCATCAACTGCGTGGAGTCCAGCTACAAAACACTCTTCGTCCTCTCCAAACATTTCGTGCAGAGCGAGTGGTGCAACTACGAGCTCTTCTTCGCCCAGCACAGAGCCATCAACATCCAGCAGGACTCTTTGGTGTTCATCCTGTTGGAACCCATCCCGACTGATTGCCTGCCCAAAAAGTTCTTGAGATTGAGAAGCTTGCTCCAGCAGCAGACGTACCTGGAATGGCCCAAAGATGAGCGGAAGCAGCAAGTGTTTTGGGCGAGTCTCAAATCCATGTTGCGGATGGCGGACAAATCTGTGGCTTTGAAGAAATTGGCCGTGGATCTTTCAGATACAGCCGCCCTAATGTCCGACCATGATTAA